From Pseudomonas sp. StFLB209, a single genomic window includes:
- the cobW gene encoding cobalamin biosynthesis protein CobW, giving the protein MKTLAKLPVTIVTGFLGSGKTTLLRHMLDNAEGRRIAVIVNEFGELGIDGEILKQCTIGCTEEEASGRVYELANGCLCCTVQEEFFPVMRELVERRGDLDHILIETSGLALPKPLVQAFQWPEIRNACTVDAVITVVDSPAVKAGTFAAYPDQVDAQRKLDPNLDHESPLHELFADQLASADLVILNKADMIDADGLAAVRAEVAEELPPAVKVIEASNGRLPLNVLLGVGAESELHIDGRKTHHDSHHDGEEDDDHDHDAFDSISIKLPQAEEAVLLSALNQLVVEYGILRVKGFAAIPGKPMRLLIQGVGTRFDKHFDRAWRADEERATQLVLIGQELDAAQLEARLNAALAG; this is encoded by the coding sequence ATGAAAACACTGGCCAAGCTTCCCGTCACCATCGTTACCGGCTTTCTCGGCTCGGGTAAAACCACCTTGCTGCGGCATATGCTCGACAACGCCGAAGGGCGCCGTATCGCGGTTATCGTCAACGAATTTGGCGAGTTGGGCATCGACGGTGAAATCCTCAAGCAGTGCACCATCGGTTGTACCGAAGAAGAAGCCAGCGGTCGGGTTTACGAACTGGCCAATGGCTGCCTGTGCTGCACCGTGCAGGAAGAGTTCTTCCCGGTGATGCGCGAACTGGTCGAGCGGCGTGGCGACCTGGACCATATCCTGATCGAAACCAGCGGCCTGGCGCTGCCCAAGCCGTTGGTACAAGCTTTCCAGTGGCCGGAAATCCGCAACGCCTGCACCGTTGACGCGGTGATCACCGTGGTCGACAGCCCGGCGGTCAAGGCCGGCACTTTTGCCGCCTACCCCGATCAGGTCGATGCGCAGCGCAAGCTCGACCCTAACCTGGACCATGAGTCGCCGCTGCACGAGCTGTTTGCCGACCAACTGGCCAGCGCTGATCTGGTCATCCTCAACAAGGCCGACATGATCGACGCTGACGGTCTGGCCGCCGTGCGCGCCGAAGTGGCTGAAGAACTGCCGCCGGCGGTCAAGGTCATCGAAGCCAGCAACGGCCGCCTGCCGCTCAACGTTCTGCTGGGGGTTGGCGCCGAGTCTGAACTGCACATTGACGGGCGCAAGACTCACCATGATTCTCACCATGATGGTGAGGAGGATGACGATCACGATCACGACGCTTTCGATTCGATCTCCATCAAGCTGCCGCAAGCCGAAGAGGCTGTGTTGCTCAGTGCCCTTAATCAACTGGTGGTCGAATACGGCATCCTGCGCGTCAAGGGCTTCGCGGCCATCCCTGGCAAACCGATGCGCTTGCTGATTCAGGGCGTGGGTACGCGCTTTGACAAACACTTCGACCGCGCCTGGCGAGCCGATGAAGAGCGCGCCACGCAACTGGTGCTGATTGGTCAGGAACTGGACGCCGCTCAGCTTGAAGCGCGTCTGAACGCGGCACTGGCCGGCTGA
- the metH gene encoding methionine synthase: protein MSDRSARHQALLNALQQRILILDGGMGTMIQSYRLEEQDYRGARFADWPSDVKGNNDLLLLTRPDVIGAIEKAYLDAGADILETNTFNATKVSQADYGMEALVYEINVEGARIARQVADAKTLETPDRPRFVAGVLGPTSRTCSISPDVNDPGYRNVTFDELVDNYTEATRGLIEGGADLILIETIFDTLNAKAAIFAVQQVFEEDGVELPIMISGTITDASGRTLSGQTTEAFWNSVRHANPISVGLNCALGAKDLRPYLEELSNKADTHVSAHPNAGLPNAFGEYDETPAQMAEVVEEFAASGFLNIIGGCCGSTPAHIKAIAEAVAKHAPRVIPEIPKACRLSGLEPFTIDRQSLFVNVGERTNITGSAKFARLIREENYTEALEVALQQVEAGAQVIDINMDEGMLDSQAAMVRFLNLIAGEPDISRVPIMIDSSKWEVIEAGLKCIQGKGIVNSISMKEGVEAFKHHARLCKRYGAAVVVMAFDEVGQADTAARKREICQRSYDILVNEVGFPPEDIIFDPNIFAVATGIEEHNNYAVDFIEACAYIRDHLPFALSSGGVSNVSFSFRGNNPVREAIHSVFLYHAIQNGLTMGIVNAGQLEIYDEIPAALREKVEDVVLNRTPEGTDALLAIADDYRGDGSTKEAETEEWRGWPVNQRLEHALVKGITAFIVEDTEESRLSFNRPIEVIEGPLMAGMNTVGDLFGSGKMFLPQVVKSARVMKQAVAHLIPFIEAEKGDKPEAKGKILMATVKGDVHDIGKNIVGVVLGCNGYDIVDLGVMVPAEKILQVAKEQKCDIIGLSGLITPSLDEMVHVAREMQRQDFHLPLLIGGATTSKAHTAVKIEPRYSNDAVIYVTDASRAVGVATQLLSKELKPDFVEKTREEYVQVRERTAARSSRTERLPYAAAVAKKPKFDWAGYTPAVPTFTGTRVLENIDLNVLAEYIDWTPFFISWDLAGKYPRILTDEVVGEAATVLFDDAQQLLRKLIDEQLISARAVFGFWPANQINDDDLEVYADDGRTLATLHHLRQQTIKPDDKPNLSLADYVAPKSSGVTDYMGGFITTAGIGAEEVAKAYQDNGDDYNAIMVKALADRLAEACAEWLHERVRKEYWGYAADEQLDNEALIREQYRGIRPAPGYPACPDHTEKSSLFNLLDPLPAGTPIHTAGKSGVFLTEHYAMFPAAAVSGWYFAHPDAQYFAVGKVDKDQVESYTARKQQSLEVTERWLAPNLGYDE from the coding sequence ATGTCTGATCGCAGCGCCCGCCATCAAGCTCTCCTGAATGCTCTGCAACAGAGGATCCTGATCCTCGATGGCGGCATGGGCACCATGATCCAGAGCTACCGGCTCGAAGAGCAGGATTATCGCGGCGCGCGCTTTGCCGACTGGCCCAGCGACGTCAAGGGTAACAACGACCTGCTGCTTCTGACCCGCCCGGACGTGATTGGTGCCATCGAGAAGGCTTATCTGGATGCCGGTGCCGACATCCTTGAAACCAACACCTTCAACGCCACCAAAGTGTCCCAGGCCGACTACGGCATGGAAGCGCTGGTCTACGAGATCAACGTAGAAGGCGCACGTATCGCCCGCCAGGTGGCCGATGCGAAAACCCTCGAAACCCCGGACCGCCCGCGCTTCGTCGCCGGCGTCCTCGGCCCGACCAGCCGCACCTGCTCGATTTCACCGGACGTCAACGACCCCGGCTATCGCAACGTCACCTTCGACGAACTGGTCGATAACTACACCGAGGCCACCCGTGGCCTGATCGAAGGCGGCGCCGACCTGATTCTGATCGAGACCATCTTCGACACCCTCAACGCCAAGGCGGCGATCTTCGCCGTGCAGCAGGTGTTCGAAGAAGACGGCGTTGAACTGCCGATCATGATTTCCGGCACCATCACCGACGCCTCGGGCCGCACCCTGTCAGGCCAGACCACTGAAGCATTCTGGAACTCGGTGCGCCATGCCAACCCGATCAGTGTCGGCCTGAACTGCGCGCTGGGCGCCAAGGACCTGCGTCCGTACCTCGAAGAGCTGTCGAACAAAGCCGACACCCACGTCTCGGCGCACCCTAACGCCGGCTTGCCAAACGCGTTCGGTGAATACGACGAAACCCCGGCACAGATGGCCGAAGTGGTCGAAGAGTTCGCCGCCAGCGGCTTTTTGAACATCATCGGCGGTTGCTGTGGCAGTACGCCTGCGCACATCAAGGCGATCGCCGAGGCCGTGGCCAAGCATGCGCCGCGCGTGATCCCCGAGATTCCCAAAGCCTGCCGCCTTTCGGGCCTTGAGCCGTTCACCATCGATCGCCAGTCGTTGTTCGTCAACGTCGGTGAGCGGACCAACATCACCGGCTCGGCCAAGTTCGCCCGGCTGATCCGTGAAGAGAACTACACCGAAGCACTGGAAGTGGCCCTGCAACAGGTCGAAGCCGGTGCCCAGGTGATCGACATCAACATGGACGAAGGGATGCTCGACTCCCAGGCGGCCATGGTCCGGTTCCTCAACCTGATCGCTGGTGAGCCGGATATCTCGCGAGTGCCGATCATGATCGACTCCTCGAAATGGGAAGTCATCGAGGCCGGCCTCAAATGCATTCAGGGCAAGGGCATCGTCAACTCGATTTCGATGAAAGAAGGCGTCGAGGCATTCAAGCATCACGCCCGGCTGTGCAAGCGCTACGGCGCTGCCGTGGTGGTGATGGCCTTCGACGAAGTCGGCCAGGCCGATACCGCCGCACGCAAGCGCGAGATCTGCCAGCGCAGCTACGACATTCTGGTCAATGAAGTGGGCTTCCCGCCGGAAGACATCATTTTCGACCCGAACATCTTTGCCGTGGCCACCGGCATCGAAGAACACAACAACTACGCCGTTGACTTCATCGAAGCCTGCGCCTACATCCGCGACCATCTGCCATTCGCTCTGTCGAGCGGCGGGGTCTCCAACGTGTCGTTCTCGTTCCGCGGCAATAACCCGGTGCGCGAAGCCATCCACTCGGTGTTTTTGTATCATGCCATCCAGAACGGCCTGACCATGGGCATCGTCAACGCCGGCCAGCTGGAGATCTATGACGAGATCCCGGCGGCGTTGCGTGAGAAGGTCGAAGACGTGGTGCTCAACCGCACCCCGGAAGGCACCGACGCGCTACTGGCCATCGCCGATGACTACCGTGGCGACGGCAGCACCAAAGAAGCTGAAACCGAAGAGTGGCGCGGCTGGCCGGTCAACCAGCGCCTGGAGCACGCCCTGGTCAAAGGCATCACCGCGTTTATCGTGGAAGACACCGAAGAGTCGCGGCTGTCGTTCAATCGGCCGATCGAGGTGATCGAAGGCCCGTTGATGGCCGGCATGAACACCGTCGGTGACCTGTTCGGCTCAGGCAAGATGTTCCTGCCCCAAGTGGTGAAATCCGCCCGGGTAATGAAACAGGCCGTGGCCCACCTGATTCCATTTATCGAAGCCGAGAAAGGCGACAAGCCCGAAGCCAAGGGCAAAATCCTGATGGCCACGGTCAAGGGTGACGTGCATGACATCGGCAAGAATATTGTCGGCGTGGTGCTGGGCTGTAACGGCTACGACATCGTCGACCTTGGGGTGATGGTGCCGGCCGAGAAGATCCTGCAGGTCGCCAAAGAGCAGAAGTGCGACATCATCGGCCTGTCCGGGCTGATCACCCCGTCGCTGGACGAGATGGTCCACGTCGCCCGTGAAATGCAGCGCCAGGACTTCCACCTGCCGCTGCTGATCGGCGGCGCCACCACCTCCAAGGCGCACACCGCGGTGAAGATCGAGCCGCGTTACAGTAACGACGCGGTGATCTACGTCACCGACGCCTCGCGCGCCGTCGGCGTGGCCACCCAGTTGCTGTCCAAAGAGCTGAAGCCGGACTTTGTCGAGAAAACCCGCGAAGAATATGTCCAGGTGCGTGAGCGCACCGCAGCGCGCAGCAGCCGCACCGAGCGCCTGCCCTACGCCGCCGCCGTGGCCAAGAAGCCGAAGTTTGACTGGGCCGGCTACACCCCGGCAGTGCCGACGTTCACCGGCACCCGGGTGCTGGAAAACATCGACCTCAATGTGCTGGCCGAGTACATCGACTGGACGCCGTTCTTCATTTCCTGGGACCTGGCCGGCAAGTACCCGCGCATCCTCACCGACGAAGTGGTCGGCGAAGCGGCCACCGTTCTGTTCGACGATGCGCAGCAACTGCTGCGTAAACTGATCGACGAACAGCTGATCAGCGCGCGCGCGGTGTTCGGCTTCTGGCCGGCCAACCAGATCAACGATGACGACCTGGAAGTCTACGCTGACGATGGCCGGACTCTGGCGACCCTGCATCACCTGCGCCAGCAAACCATCAAGCCCGATGACAAACCGAACCTCTCGCTGGCTGACTACGTGGCACCGAAAAGCAGCGGCGTGACCGATTACATGGGCGGGTTCATCACCACCGCCGGCATCGGTGCCGAAGAAGTGGCCAAGGCCTATCAGGACAATGGCGACGACTACAACGCGATCATGGTCAAGGCCCTGGCCGACCGACTGGCCGAGGCCTGCGCCGAGTGGCTGCACGAGCGGGTGCGTAAAGAGTACTGGGGCTATGCCGCCGACGAGCAACTCGATAACGAAGCGCTGATCCGCGAGCAGTACCGCGGTATCCGCCCTGCCCCCGGCTACCCGGCCTGCCCGGACCACACCGAGAAGAGCAGCCTGTTCAACCTGCTCGACCCGTTGCCGGCCGGCACGCCGATCCACACGGCTGGCAAAAGCGGGGTGTTCCTCACCGAACACTACGCCATGTTCCCGGCCGCGGCGGTCAGCGGCTGGTACTTCGCCCATCCGGATGCGCAATATTTTGCCGTGGGCAAGGTCGACAAGGATCAGGTCGAAAGCTACACCGCCCGCAAGCAGCAGTCGCTGGAAGTCACCGAGCGGTGGCTGGCACCGAACCTTGGCTATGACGAATAA
- the cobM gene encoding precorrin-4 C(11)-methyltransferase → MTVYFIGAGPGDPELITVKGQRLIRSCPVIIYAGSLVPVAVLEGHGASQVVNSAELHLEQIIALMKSAHAQSQDVARVHSGDPSLYGAIGEQIRCLRELQIPFEIIPGVTATAACAALLETELTLPDIAQSVILTRYADTSPMPAGEALADLARHGTTMAIHLGIKNIGRIVEELLPHYGVDCPIAVVHRASWPDQDWVRGTLADIEAQVQAKGFRRTALIVVGRVLAADSFAESALYRAGHAHLYRP, encoded by the coding sequence TTGACTGTCTATTTCATCGGCGCCGGCCCCGGCGATCCGGAGCTGATTACCGTCAAAGGCCAGCGTTTGATTCGTAGCTGCCCGGTCATTATTTATGCCGGCTCACTGGTGCCGGTGGCGGTCCTGGAGGGGCATGGCGCCAGCCAAGTGGTCAACAGCGCCGAATTACACCTCGAACAGATCATTGCCTTGATGAAATCTGCTCATGCACAGAGCCAGGATGTGGCCCGCGTGCACTCCGGCGACCCGAGCCTGTATGGCGCGATCGGCGAGCAGATTCGTTGCCTGCGCGAACTGCAGATTCCATTCGAAATCATCCCCGGCGTCACCGCCACCGCCGCCTGCGCGGCGTTGCTGGAAACCGAACTGACGCTGCCGGACATCGCCCAAAGCGTGATCCTGACCCGCTACGCCGACACCTCACCGATGCCGGCCGGCGAAGCACTGGCCGACCTGGCACGCCACGGCACGACCATGGCGATCCACCTGGGGATCAAGAATATCGGGCGGATTGTTGAAGAGCTATTACCGCATTATGGCGTCGACTGCCCGATTGCAGTGGTGCACCGCGCCAGCTGGCCGGACCAGGACTGGGTGCGCGGCACGCTGGCCGATATCGAGGCACAGGTGCAGGCCAAAGGCTTTCGGCGCACCGCATTGATCGTTGTGGGGCGGGTGCTGGCGGCGGACAGCTTTGCCGAATCGGCGCTGTATCGGGCCGGGCATGCGCATCTGTACCGGCCTTGA
- a CDS encoding CbtB domain-containing protein, with amino-acid sequence MSSISSSQSVTTPATLSQRLTAAIGAVVIGCSLVYFAGFSHIDAVHNAAHDTRHSAAFPCH; translated from the coding sequence ATGTCGAGCATCAGCAGCAGCCAGTCGGTCACCACCCCCGCCACTCTCAGCCAGCGCCTGACGGCCGCCATCGGCGCTGTCGTCATCGGTTGCAGCCTGGTGTATTTCGCCGGTTTCTCGCATATCGATGCGGTGCACAACGCCGCCCACGATACGCGCCACAGCGCCGCCTTCCCGTGCCATTGA
- a CDS encoding fatty acid cis/trans isomerase, which yields MPYRLLAGLALLLSCCTLQARDLPAPAASPVSYTRDIQPILTDKCVACHACNDAPCQLNLGSGEGVLRGANKVPVYQGERSRAVDPTRLFYDANGTAAWQRKGFYSVLEPHGGQAALMTRMLELGQQKPLPLNSKIPDDIVLGLNRENLCPSPEEFNGYAGAHPTQGMPLAVTGLTATEHQTLQRWLAAGAPIDQQPLQANAVEAAQIKEWEALLNRPGASQALVGRWLYEHLFLAHIYFDNGDPGHFFQWVRSRTPSGKPVDIIATRRPNDDPGRTEFYYRLVPVQGVIVHKTHITYALSAQKLKRVQELFYNNDWHASAVPGYGPGHRANPFLTFEAIPARARYQFMLDNAQYFVNSFIRGPVCRGQIATDVIRDHFWVLFQEPASDLYVDDARYQGQATPLLAMPGQNDDVGSVLSLWLSYKDRRNDYENLRRDHYADAPPADWSTLWKGNDNALLTVFRHFDSATVSKGLIGDVPKSTWLFDYPLLERTYYQLVVNFDVYGNIAHQAQTRLYFDLIRNGAEINFLRLMPANRREALLSDLYQDSGKIKMWLDYQRIDDDTPSRLQLDEKHTVRDFARQLIQRMGPLNAAADPINRCPASGACVRAGLAPQLAHAEQVLSRLAAKPAGQLKVIEWMPEATMLRVADSSGQREVYSVLRNRAHSNVAFLLGESYRYQPRLDTLTVYPGVLSSYPNFMFNVPAGEVEAFVEAMRQVSDQPGFERLVERWGVRRTHPQFWSLFHDLSRYIQEHDPREFGVLDMNRYENL from the coding sequence ATGCCGTACCGTCTGCTGGCAGGACTTGCCTTGTTGCTGTCATGCTGCACGCTCCAGGCGCGTGATTTGCCTGCACCTGCTGCCTCACCTGTTTCCTACACCCGTGATATCCAGCCGATCCTCACCGACAAGTGTGTGGCCTGCCACGCCTGCAACGATGCGCCGTGCCAGCTTAATCTGGGCAGCGGCGAGGGCGTGTTGCGCGGGGCCAATAAAGTGCCGGTGTATCAGGGCGAGCGCTCTCGGGCGGTTGACCCGACCCGGCTGTTTTACGATGCCAATGGCACGGCGGCCTGGCAGCGCAAGGGCTTTTATTCGGTGCTTGAGCCACACGGCGGGCAAGCGGCGTTGATGACCCGGATGCTGGAGTTGGGTCAACAAAAGCCGTTGCCGCTCAACAGCAAGATTCCGGATGACATCGTGTTGGGCCTGAACCGCGAAAACCTTTGCCCGTCGCCGGAGGAGTTCAACGGCTACGCTGGCGCGCACCCGACCCAGGGCATGCCCCTGGCGGTGACCGGCCTGACCGCCACTGAGCACCAGACCCTGCAACGCTGGCTGGCGGCCGGCGCGCCGATAGACCAGCAGCCGCTGCAGGCCAATGCCGTGGAAGCGGCGCAGATCAAAGAGTGGGAAGCGCTGCTCAACCGCCCCGGTGCCAGCCAGGCGCTGGTCGGCCGCTGGCTGTATGAGCATCTGTTTCTGGCGCACATTTACTTCGACAATGGCGACCCCGGACATTTCTTTCAGTGGGTGCGCTCGCGCACCCCAAGCGGCAAACCGGTGGACATCATCGCTACCCGGCGGCCCAACGACGATCCTGGTCGCACCGAGTTCTACTACCGTCTGGTGCCGGTGCAGGGTGTGATCGTCCACAAGACCCACATCACCTACGCGCTGAGTGCGCAGAAGCTCAAGCGTGTGCAGGAACTGTTCTATAACAACGACTGGCACGCCAGCGCTGTGCCGGGTTACGGCCCAGGGCATCGGGCCAATCCGTTCCTGACCTTCGAGGCAATTCCGGCCAGGGCGCGCTATCAGTTCATGCTCGATAACGCCCAATACTTTGTGAACAGCTTCATTCGCGGGCCAGTATGCCGGGGGCAGATCGCCACCGATGTGATCCGCGACCACTTCTGGGTGCTGTTCCAGGAGCCGGCCAGCGACCTGTACGTCGACGATGCCCGTTATCAGGGGCAAGCTACACCGCTGCTGGCCATGCCGGGGCAGAACGATGACGTCGGCAGTGTTCTGAGCCTGTGGCTGTCCTACAAGGATCGGCGTAACGACTATGAAAACCTGCGGCGCGATCACTACGCCGATGCGCCGCCGGCCGATTGGTCGACGCTGTGGAAGGGCAACGACAATGCCTTGTTGACGGTGTTTCGCCACTTCGACAGTGCCACGGTAAGCAAGGGCCTGATTGGCGATGTACCGAAATCCACCTGGCTGTTCGACTATCCGCTGCTGGAGCGCACCTATTACCAGTTGGTGGTCAACTTCGATGTGTACGGCAATATCGCCCATCAGGCCCAGACCCGGCTGTATTTCGATCTGATCCGCAACGGCGCGGAAATCAACTTCCTGCGCCTGATGCCGGCCAACCGGCGTGAAGCGTTGCTCAGCGACCTGTATCAGGATTCGGGCAAGATCAAGATGTGGCTCGATTACCAGCGCATCGATGACGACACGCCGAGCCGTCTGCAACTCGATGAAAAGCACACGGTGCGCGACTTTGCCCGGCAATTGATCCAGCGCATGGGGCCGCTGAATGCGGCTGCGGACCCGATCAACCGTTGCCCGGCTTCCGGTGCCTGTGTGCGTGCCGGGCTGGCACCGCAACTGGCCCATGCCGAGCAGGTGCTGAGCCGGCTGGCGGCAAAACCTGCGGGGCAACTGAAGGTCATCGAGTGGATGCCCGAGGCCACCATGCTGCGGGTGGCCGACAGCAGCGGCCAGCGCGAGGTGTACAGCGTACTGCGTAACCGCGCCCACAGTAATGTGGCGTTCCTGCTGGGGGAATCGTATCGCTATCAACCCAGGCTCGACACCCTGACGGTCTACCCCGGGGTACTGAGCAGCTACCCGAACTTCATGTTCAACGTGCCGGCCGGCGAGGTTGAGGCCTTTGTCGAGGCGATGCGCCAGGTCAGCGATCAGCCAGGCTTCGAGAGGCTGGTCGAGCGTTGGGGTGTCAGGCGTACCCACCCGCAGTTCTGGAGCCTGTTCCATGACCTGAGCCGCTACATTCAGGAGCATGACCCGCGAGAGTTCGGGGTGCTGGATATGAATCGTTACGAGAACCTCTGA
- a CDS encoding cobalamin biosynthesis protein, which yields MAIGLGCHQDCPAEALLALIEASLAQHGLTLDAVSGLASIDKRRQTPGLLQLAGQLQLPLVFFSAAQLQAFEPQLTHRSALTLTHTGCYGVAESAALALASQLGNAPARLLIEYRKTRQATFALAISAFDQHP from the coding sequence ATGGCGATCGGGCTGGGCTGTCATCAGGACTGCCCGGCCGAGGCGCTGCTGGCGTTGATTGAAGCCAGCCTGGCGCAACACGGCCTGACCCTGGACGCCGTCAGCGGCCTGGCTTCAATCGACAAACGCCGCCAGACCCCAGGCTTATTGCAATTGGCCGGGCAGTTGCAGTTGCCACTGGTATTTTTCAGCGCTGCGCAATTGCAGGCGTTCGAGCCGCAGTTGACTCATCGCTCGGCGCTGACTTTGACCCATACCGGCTGTTATGGGGTGGCTGAAAGCGCGGCGCTGGCCCTTGCCAGCCAGCTGGGCAATGCCCCTGCGCGGCTGTTGATCGAGTACCGCAAGACTCGCCAGGCGACATTTGCCTTGGCGATTAGCGCCTTTGACCAGCACCCTTGA
- a CDS encoding CbtA family protein — protein sequence MFKRILHTAGFSGLLAALLLTLVQSLWVTPLILEAETFEQAPAAQEHSHAGEPVAAHSHEHDAEAWEPEDGWQRLLSTTGGNLVVAVGFALMLAGLYTLRAPNSTAQGAFWGLAGFAVFVLAPTLGLPPELPGTAAAELGQRQTWWISTAAATAAGLALMVFGQSLWLKLLGAAWLIAPHLFGAPQPAEHSSLAPEALEAQFIIASLVTNVVFWVALGTVSAWLFRRSHARQS from the coding sequence ATGTTCAAGCGCATCCTGCACACCGCAGGTTTCAGCGGCCTGCTCGCCGCCCTGCTGCTGACCCTGGTGCAAAGCCTGTGGGTCACGCCGCTGATTCTTGAGGCAGAAACCTTCGAGCAAGCCCCAGCCGCCCAAGAGCACAGCCATGCGGGCGAACCAGTGGCGGCCCATAGCCACGAACACGACGCCGAAGCCTGGGAGCCTGAAGACGGCTGGCAGCGGCTGCTGTCGACCACCGGCGGTAATCTGGTGGTGGCGGTCGGGTTTGCCCTGATGCTGGCAGGCCTGTATACCCTGCGCGCGCCGAACAGCACGGCGCAGGGCGCGTTCTGGGGACTGGCCGGCTTTGCCGTATTCGTCCTGGCCCCGACCCTCGGCCTGCCGCCTGAATTGCCGGGCACCGCGGCGGCCGAACTGGGCCAGCGCCAGACCTGGTGGATCTCCACCGCTGCCGCCACGGCCGCAGGTCTGGCACTGATGGTGTTTGGCCAAAGCCTATGGCTGAAACTGCTGGGCGCTGCCTGGCTGATCGCCCCGCATCTGTTCGGTGCGCCGCAGCCGGCCGAGCATTCGAGCCTGGCACCCGAGGCGCTGGAAGCGCAGTTCATCATCGCCTCGCTGGTGACCAACGTAGTGTTCTGGGTTGCCCTGGGCACCGTCAGTGCCTGGCTGTTCCGCCGCAGCCATGCCCGCCAGTCCTGA
- the nfuA gene encoding Fe-S biogenesis protein NfuA codes for MTAITITDAAHDYLADLLEKQNTPGIGIRVFITQPGTQYAETCIAYCKPGEEKPEDKALGLKRFTAWIDGFSEAFLDDAVVDYATDRMGGQLTIKAPNAKVPMVNADSPINERINYYLQTEINPGLASHGGQVSLIDVVEEGEQNIAVLQFGGGCQGCGQADVTLKEGIERTLLERIPELHGVRDVTDHTQKENAYY; via the coding sequence ATGACCGCCATAACCATAACTGATGCTGCCCACGACTACCTGGCTGATCTGCTGGAAAAGCAGAATACCCCCGGTATAGGCATCCGTGTTTTCATCACCCAGCCCGGTACTCAATATGCCGAGACCTGCATCGCCTACTGCAAGCCCGGCGAAGAGAAGCCAGAAGACAAGGCTCTGGGCCTCAAGCGTTTCACCGCCTGGATTGACGGCTTCAGCGAAGCCTTTCTGGACGACGCGGTGGTCGATTACGCCACCGACCGCATGGGCGGCCAGCTGACCATCAAGGCACCCAACGCCAAGGTGCCGATGGTCAATGCCGACAGCCCGATCAACGAGCGCATCAACTACTACCTGCAAACCGAGATCAACCCGGGGCTCGCCAGCCACGGCGGCCAGGTCAGCCTGATCGACGTGGTGGAAGAGGGCGAGCAGAACATTGCCGTGCTGCAATTCGGCGGTGGCTGCCAGGGCTGTGGCCAGGCGGACGTAACCCTCAAGGAAGGTATCGAGCGCACCTTGCTCGAGCGCATTCCCGAGCTGCACGGCGTGCGCGACGTGACCGACCACACCCAGAAAGAAAACGCCTACTACTGA
- a CDS encoding acyltransferase family protein: MLISVQALRAVAAWVVVCHHFMQIFFDFKASGPIGEFFVAKGAVGVDIFFVISGLVIYLSTHERDMPASRFIALRLLRIVPAYWLYTLAMGLLLLFAAPWLPHQVIGWQNFLLSLFFIPSENPGGYGLYPTLNVGWTLNYEMLFYLLFSMVFLFERRHRPLIIASALFVVTEVLARSGLISRFYGNDIVYEFLLGIGIGMAYQRGWIRQAVWLPLAGVALGLLLIQNLDNSQRLLHWGLPSALIVLCCVSLEPLFRGSKLLKSLGDCSYSVYLLHVLVLYGGLLLAQRYSLNPYVVFACCVPVIAVGAWLSYEWVEKGLYQRMRARLDARRSGREAQAV; the protein is encoded by the coding sequence ATGCTGATTTCGGTTCAGGCCCTGCGGGCAGTCGCGGCATGGGTAGTGGTATGTCATCACTTCATGCAGATCTTTTTTGATTTCAAGGCCAGCGGGCCGATCGGCGAGTTTTTCGTCGCCAAGGGCGCGGTAGGCGTCGATATCTTTTTTGTCATCAGCGGCTTGGTCATCTACCTGTCGACCCACGAGCGGGACATGCCTGCCTCGCGCTTCATTGCCTTGCGCCTGTTACGTATCGTGCCGGCCTATTGGTTGTACACCCTGGCCATGGGCCTGTTATTGCTGTTCGCTGCGCCGTGGCTGCCGCATCAGGTGATCGGCTGGCAGAACTTTCTGCTGTCGCTGTTTTTCATTCCTTCGGAAAACCCCGGCGGCTACGGCCTGTATCCGACCCTCAATGTCGGCTGGACGCTGAATTACGAGATGCTGTTCTACCTGTTGTTCTCGATGGTGTTCCTGTTCGAGCGTCGCCATCGGCCGCTGATCATTGCCAGTGCGTTGTTCGTGGTGACCGAGGTGCTGGCGCGCAGTGGCCTGATCAGCCGCTTCTACGGCAATGACATCGTTTATGAATTTCTGCTGGGTATCGGTATTGGCATGGCCTATCAGCGTGGCTGGATTCGCCAGGCGGTGTGGCTGCCGCTGGCCGGTGTGGCGCTGGGGCTGTTGCTGATCCAGAACCTCGACAATAGCCAGCGCCTGCTGCATTGGGGGCTGCCGAGTGCCTTGATCGTACTGTGTTGCGTATCGCTCGAACCACTGTTTCGCGGCAGCAAGCTGCTCAAGAGCCTGGGCGACTGTTCTTATTCGGTCTACTTGCTGCACGTGTTGGTGCTGTATGGCGGGCTGCTGTTGGCCCAGCGTTACAGTCTCAACCCGTACGTGGTGTTTGCCTGCTGCGTGCCGGTGATTGCGGTGGGGGCCTGGCTGAGCTACGAGTGGGTCGAGAAGGGCCTGTATCAGCGCATGCGCGCCAGGCTGGACGCACGGCGCAGCGGGCGCGAGGCGCAGGCGGTCTGA